One genomic segment of Couchioplanes caeruleus includes these proteins:
- a CDS encoding ATP-binding protein — protein MTTTTHPSSEQLVDEPTTEMAGVGAPELPEAGLGAQLTPWAVMAALLVAAGAIRVAQHATAADAQIAYGVAGAAFTVAVVAATVTGKRLKLSRKQRHRLLAALYLGASWLTYISAYGMSWGALTCLSVLGAGLSLLWWREHRIGPGVDPGRPVLHELGDQEIYMQRWHDNLAGKSKQFAGSRLTEPQIIRAGYRYVLELVPGAHTVDQVRAAVTTLRSGLRLMPGQDVIVEVHPERPAPAALLTIVTRPPAAKPQIWPGPEAGFDSARGSVILGPFADGEGCARWRVYTQDSMWGGYLQGAQGSGKSRMTEQIALSCAASTSHPTIIWYGDGQHGDSSPMLVEHADYVATTNEGIYNMLFAAERVMKINGVENRAARLVGFTPTATRPGTLVIVDECHKPLSALENPLLAGPIQRLMCTIAREGRKVGVALILASQSPTLDAFGGAGNLADTLRSCLLSGNGVILRSKTSNAKNVFGVDINPRAFPKLPGYAYLADPDEGARSAPFRGYWVRDDLAAYWPARITWRTLPARQANMAGKHYARRHEAAAEQRFADEMLLAMADAGNLDEIEALEQHMDAAAAARDAVDVVEFGDAHPPVRRVAKFWEQPATSTSSARPAELNAGQRKVLDAITAGHSSPKEIITATGYSSSQVYNLLTDLDKAGAITKAGYGRYQATASAA, from the coding sequence GTGACCACCACGACCCACCCCAGCAGCGAGCAGCTCGTCGACGAGCCCACCACCGAGATGGCGGGTGTGGGTGCGCCGGAGTTGCCCGAGGCTGGGCTGGGTGCGCAGCTCACCCCGTGGGCAGTGATGGCAGCTTTGCTGGTCGCCGCCGGCGCAATCCGGGTGGCGCAGCACGCCACCGCCGCCGACGCGCAGATCGCCTACGGCGTCGCCGGGGCCGCGTTCACCGTCGCGGTGGTCGCCGCGACCGTCACCGGTAAGCGCCTCAAGTTGAGCCGCAAGCAGCGCCACCGGCTGCTGGCCGCGCTGTACCTGGGCGCCTCGTGGCTGACCTACATCAGCGCGTACGGGATGAGCTGGGGCGCGCTCACCTGCCTGAGCGTGCTCGGCGCCGGGCTGTCGCTGTTGTGGTGGCGTGAGCACCGCATTGGCCCCGGCGTCGACCCGGGCCGGCCCGTCCTGCACGAGCTCGGCGACCAGGAAATCTACATGCAGCGGTGGCACGACAACCTGGCCGGCAAGAGCAAGCAGTTCGCCGGGTCGCGGCTGACCGAGCCGCAGATCATCAGGGCCGGCTACCGGTACGTGCTCGAGCTGGTGCCCGGCGCGCACACCGTCGATCAGGTCCGCGCCGCGGTCACCACGCTGCGTTCCGGGCTGCGGCTGATGCCCGGCCAGGACGTCATCGTGGAGGTCCACCCCGAGCGGCCCGCCCCGGCGGCGCTGCTGACGATCGTCACCCGGCCCCCGGCCGCCAAGCCGCAGATCTGGCCCGGACCGGAAGCCGGCTTCGACAGCGCCCGGGGCTCGGTGATCCTCGGCCCGTTCGCCGACGGCGAGGGCTGCGCGCGCTGGCGGGTCTACACCCAAGACTCCATGTGGGGTGGCTACCTGCAGGGCGCGCAGGGCTCCGGCAAGTCCCGGATGACCGAGCAGATCGCCCTGTCCTGCGCCGCGAGCACCTCGCACCCGACGATCATCTGGTACGGCGACGGCCAGCACGGCGACAGCTCCCCGATGCTGGTCGAGCACGCCGACTACGTGGCCACCACCAACGAGGGCATCTACAACATGCTCTTCGCGGCGGAACGCGTCATGAAGATCAACGGCGTGGAGAACCGGGCCGCCCGCCTGGTGGGGTTCACGCCCACCGCGACCCGGCCCGGCACGCTGGTCATCGTCGACGAGTGCCACAAGCCGCTAAGCGCGCTGGAGAACCCGCTGCTCGCCGGCCCCATCCAGCGGCTCATGTGCACCATCGCCCGCGAGGGCCGCAAGGTCGGTGTGGCGCTCATCCTGGCCTCGCAATCACCGACGCTGGACGCCTTCGGCGGCGCCGGCAACCTCGCTGACACGCTGCGTTCCTGCCTGCTCTCCGGTAACGGCGTGATCCTGCGCTCCAAGACCTCCAACGCGAAGAACGTGTTCGGGGTGGACATCAACCCGAGGGCGTTCCCGAAGCTGCCCGGCTACGCCTACCTGGCCGACCCGGACGAGGGCGCCCGCTCGGCGCCGTTCCGCGGCTACTGGGTCCGCGACGACCTGGCCGCCTACTGGCCTGCGCGGATCACCTGGCGCACCCTGCCCGCGCGGCAGGCCAACATGGCCGGCAAACACTACGCGCGCCGGCACGAGGCCGCCGCCGAGCAGCGCTTCGCCGACGAGATGCTCCTCGCCATGGCCGACGCCGGCAACCTCGACGAGATCGAGGCCCTGGAACAGCACATGGACGCCGCCGCAGCCGCCCGCGACGCCGTCGACGTCGTCGAGTTCGGCGACGCGCACCCGCCGGTCCGCCGGGTCGCGAAGTTCTGGGAACAGCCCGCCACCAGCACCAGCAGTGCGCGTCCGGCGGAGCTGAACGCCGGGCAGCGCAAGGTCCTCGACGCCATCACCGCAGGTCACAGTAGCCCGAAGGAGATCATCACCGCGACCGGCTACAGCTCCAGCCAGGTCTACAACCTGCTCACCGACCTCGACAAGGCCGGCGCCATCACCAAGGCCGGATACGGCCGCTACCAGGCCACCGCCTCCGCCGCCTAA
- a CDS encoding Pycsar system effector family protein, whose product MPDPTRPDSTPTVRRSAPQVYELLDEHDLAVRLDTETATVRGIEARVDTKAGTLMALTSGLLVAGLALLGAGKLPGPAALVGWIAAGLLGAAVVLLSAAVRPNLGGSHGFVRWAFAASGRDVLAALSVEQQSPSHIHLAGAEQLHWLSRSLHRKFARIRTAQTLLAAVLAALGR is encoded by the coding sequence ATGCCCGACCCCACCCGCCCCGACTCCACACCCACCGTCCGCCGGTCCGCGCCGCAGGTGTACGAGCTGCTCGACGAGCACGACCTGGCCGTGCGGCTGGATACCGAGACCGCCACGGTGCGCGGCATCGAGGCCCGCGTCGACACCAAGGCCGGCACCCTGATGGCCCTGACCAGCGGCCTGCTGGTCGCGGGGCTGGCCCTGCTCGGCGCCGGGAAACTGCCCGGCCCGGCCGCGCTGGTCGGCTGGATCGCCGCCGGCCTGCTCGGCGCGGCCGTGGTGCTGTTGAGTGCCGCGGTGCGCCCCAACCTGGGCGGCAGCCACGGTTTCGTGCGCTGGGCGTTTGCCGCTAGCGGCCGCGACGTGCTGGCCGCCCTGAGCGTCGAACAGCAAAGCCCGAGCCACATCCACCTCGCCGGCGCCGAGCAGCTGCACTGGCTGTCGCGCTCGCTGCACCGCAAGTTCGCCCGGATCCGTACCGCGCAGACCCTGCTCGCCGCCGTCCTCGCCGCGCTGGGCCGGTGA
- a CDS encoding helix-turn-helix domain-containing protein — MNPLEKALDGPEGLRARLRELRVRAGKQQQEIAAITGWSHSKVSRIESGKTKPSADDVRRWVVAANGPEQVADELIDILVDAESEHRSWKSAMRAGQGPVQAGYLELARQSHTIKDFELTAVPGMLQTSAYARAMFDEMVRLHQLNVVDVDKAVASRLERQELLYTDRRFEFLLAQPVLEWLLCPPDVMRAQLTRLIPVIGMPNVRFGILPTRTQLRRIPQNTTAAFIGEEETVVAVETFAAETHYYGTQAEQFVAAIDDLWEDAVEGEAAKQLVVQARDALPR; from the coding sequence ATGAACCCCCTAGAAAAGGCTCTCGACGGGCCTGAAGGACTGCGAGCCCGCCTGCGCGAACTACGTGTGCGGGCGGGTAAGCAGCAGCAAGAAATCGCCGCCATCACCGGGTGGAGCCACTCGAAGGTCAGCCGCATTGAGTCAGGTAAGACCAAACCGAGTGCCGACGACGTACGCCGCTGGGTTGTCGCCGCAAACGGTCCGGAACAGGTCGCCGACGAACTCATCGACATCTTGGTAGACGCGGAGTCCGAGCATCGCAGCTGGAAAAGCGCGATGCGCGCCGGCCAGGGGCCGGTCCAGGCGGGCTACCTCGAACTGGCTCGCCAGTCACACACCATCAAGGATTTCGAATTGACGGCCGTGCCGGGGATGCTGCAGACCTCGGCGTACGCGCGGGCGATGTTTGACGAGATGGTCCGCCTGCACCAGCTGAACGTCGTGGACGTCGACAAAGCTGTGGCATCCCGGCTTGAGCGCCAGGAGCTGCTCTACACCGACCGCCGCTTCGAGTTCCTGCTAGCACAGCCGGTCCTCGAGTGGCTGCTCTGTCCACCCGATGTAATGCGCGCCCAGCTCACACGCCTGATTCCGGTGATCGGCATGCCCAACGTCCGGTTCGGGATCCTGCCAACACGGACACAGCTACGTCGGATTCCGCAAAACACCACCGCTGCCTTCATCGGCGAGGAGGAGACCGTCGTCGCGGTCGAAACCTTCGCGGCTGAGACCCACTATTACGGCACGCAAGCCGAGCAGTTCGTCGCTGCAATCGACGACCTGTGGGAAGACGCTGTCGAAGGCGAAGCGGCCAAACAACTCGTGGTTCAAGCCCGCGATGCGCTGCCTAGATGA
- a CDS encoding replication protein RepA produces the protein MARPTFTQMELLEQIAEMDARTDPPIGFPPLVTAMCLLPGVKPTLPKVRPVEEHRVLSRSHNGWTATWTAGINPKDGSNVGLPYGPKGRLLLAFLGGYAVRHKTPMIELGPSQSGFMKELGLAASGGRTGSKTLVGEQVRRLVRAQLVVERDFDDDPRYLTDEGAGMRIARSWKVWWDRSGENPTHPVEGSYIELSKDFYDEIIDHSFPLNLDALRIFGDSALAMDLYAWLTYRLRQLTKPVTLTWEQLTAQFGKNGLPDVGAPNRARSRAVAENKRNILAQLPTVLAVYHQAKVEETKFGLELRPSPPHVPERGMHGLRRAQAAASLPARRTAAAAADEASPVPSQPDRCQRSTR, from the coding sequence ATGGCCCGGCCGACCTTCACGCAGATGGAGCTGCTCGAGCAGATCGCCGAGATGGACGCTCGGACGGATCCGCCGATCGGCTTCCCGCCGCTGGTGACCGCCATGTGCCTGCTGCCCGGCGTGAAGCCGACCCTTCCGAAGGTCCGGCCCGTCGAGGAGCACCGGGTGCTCAGCCGCAGTCACAACGGGTGGACCGCCACCTGGACCGCCGGCATCAACCCGAAGGACGGCAGCAACGTCGGCCTGCCGTACGGACCGAAGGGCCGTCTGCTGCTGGCGTTCCTCGGCGGCTACGCGGTCCGGCACAAGACCCCGATGATCGAGCTGGGTCCGAGCCAGAGCGGGTTCATGAAGGAACTCGGCCTGGCCGCCTCCGGCGGCCGCACCGGATCCAAGACCCTCGTCGGTGAGCAGGTTCGGCGCCTGGTGCGCGCCCAGCTCGTCGTCGAGCGCGACTTCGACGACGACCCGCGCTACCTCACCGACGAGGGCGCCGGCATGCGCATCGCCCGCTCGTGGAAGGTGTGGTGGGACCGCAGCGGAGAGAACCCAACCCACCCGGTCGAAGGGTCGTATATCGAGCTGTCCAAGGACTTCTACGACGAGATCATCGATCACTCGTTCCCGCTGAATCTCGATGCCCTGCGGATATTCGGCGACAGCGCGCTGGCCATGGACCTGTACGCCTGGCTCACCTACCGACTGCGGCAGCTCACCAAGCCGGTCACGCTCACGTGGGAACAACTCACCGCGCAGTTCGGCAAGAACGGCCTGCCCGATGTCGGTGCCCCGAACCGCGCCCGCAGCCGCGCGGTGGCCGAGAACAAGCGCAACATCTTGGCCCAGCTCCCGACCGTGCTGGCCGTCTATCACCAGGCGAAGGTCGAGGAGACGAAGTTCGGCCTGGAGCTGCGGCCAAGCCCGCCGCACGTGCCTGAGCGCGGAATGCACGGGTTGCGGCGCGCTCAGGCCGCGGCCAGCCTGCCCGCACGCCGGACCGCCGCCGCAGCAGCGGACGAGGCATCTCCGGTGCCAAGCCAGCCAGACCGTTGCCAGCGGAGCACCCGGTAA
- a CDS encoding DUF6879 family protein, with translation MAWMDKWNIEAGEQIDYLQRTDLAQTSPAPFDADWWLFDEATPDARVMIMHFTETGYRHRVELETEPATVAAAAAFRRKVVALARGQSDGRAAA, from the coding sequence ATGGCCTGGATGGACAAGTGGAACATCGAGGCCGGCGAGCAGATCGACTACCTGCAGCGAACCGACCTGGCCCAGACTTCGCCCGCTCCCTTTGATGCTGACTGGTGGCTGTTCGACGAAGCGACGCCGGACGCCCGAGTCATGATCATGCACTTCACCGAGACGGGCTATCGCCATCGCGTCGAGTTGGAGACCGAGCCTGCCACGGTCGCGGCTGCGGCAGCTTTCAGGCGGAAGGTAGTCGCGCTCGCACGCGGTCAGAGCGACGGACGTGCGGCTGCCTGA
- a CDS encoding PilZ domain-containing protein — protein MLAADDRVAVALLRPREDPARFYADRVDSWAERVGSTVTVNGVSAVLIAADPTTGTLDVEVKDDLGVSPFDVVQLIHTPPVSRWWAAVRMVDDGRVRLGRPTRDDTDRRQYPRRELNLPVTVWWPDTSVDSVGHTLDVSVGGFAAVLDHAPPEGADVAVRIDGSYQPLLAIARCITVQDRQAHFAYTDIGMQESELAKHLVFTRPARTWDGTSTDAVLWSSVGAQPVTAKPTRIACVVSGAQQYPARKEHVVLKINDALLRARVVTVAGGVARLAWLD, from the coding sequence GTGTTGGCCGCCGACGACAGGGTCGCCGTAGCGTTGCTTCGTCCGCGAGAAGATCCTGCTCGGTTCTACGCTGATCGGGTGGACAGTTGGGCAGAGCGGGTCGGTTCGACGGTCACTGTCAACGGCGTTTCCGCCGTCCTGATCGCGGCGGATCCGACAACCGGCACCCTGGACGTCGAAGTTAAAGACGATCTTGGGGTCAGTCCGTTTGATGTAGTACAGCTGATCCACACGCCGCCGGTAAGCCGATGGTGGGCGGCGGTGCGAATGGTCGACGACGGACGGGTCCGACTGGGCCGCCCTACCCGTGATGACACCGACCGGCGCCAGTACCCGCGACGGGAACTGAACCTTCCGGTGACGGTGTGGTGGCCCGACACCTCGGTGGACAGCGTCGGTCACACCCTCGACGTGTCGGTCGGCGGCTTCGCCGCTGTGCTCGACCACGCACCACCGGAGGGAGCCGACGTGGCGGTGCGGATAGACGGCTCCTATCAGCCGCTGCTGGCAATCGCCCGGTGCATCACCGTGCAGGACCGACAGGCCCACTTCGCCTACACCGACATCGGCATGCAGGAGTCGGAGCTGGCCAAGCACCTGGTATTCACCCGCCCCGCCCGCACCTGGGACGGCACCAGCACCGACGCGGTTCTGTGGTCCAGCGTCGGCGCCCAGCCAGTCACCGCCAAGCCGACCCGGATAGCCTGCGTGGTGTCCGGCGCCCAGCAGTACCCAGCCCGCAAGGAACACGTGGTCCTGAAGATCAACGACGCGCTACTTCGGGCGAGGGTGGTCACGGTCGCCGGCGGGGTGGCCCGACTCGCTTGGCTGGACTGA
- a CDS encoding GGDEF domain-containing protein: MRRRLATTRCQLDEARRQLGRAEHQARHDALTGLANRRGIEADLTARMVSGDSWALILLDLDEFKLINDRYGHDAGDQVLVETARRLCRVVHPGDLVGRLGGDEFAVLAASPVGAISMMLARDAVAVLSQPFLIDSGIRMEVTASVGLVQVMPGDDPMTLMRSADVAMYRAKASGGGTAVEFGPLERRAAGGEAYRPPQRLRDMHPHRVPSELGVVVAR, translated from the coding sequence ATGCGCCGCAGGTTGGCCACGACCCGCTGCCAGCTCGACGAGGCTCGGCGCCAGCTCGGCCGGGCCGAGCATCAGGCGAGACACGACGCGCTGACCGGACTGGCGAACCGTCGCGGTATCGAGGCTGACTTGACCGCCCGGATGGTCTCGGGCGACTCGTGGGCGCTGATCCTGCTCGACCTGGACGAGTTCAAGTTGATCAACGATAGGTACGGCCACGACGCCGGGGACCAGGTGCTCGTGGAGACTGCGCGTCGTCTCTGCAGGGTGGTGCACCCGGGGGATCTGGTGGGTCGGCTGGGCGGCGACGAGTTCGCCGTTCTGGCCGCCTCACCGGTGGGTGCGATCTCCATGATGCTGGCCCGCGACGCGGTCGCGGTGCTGAGCCAGCCGTTCCTCATCGACAGCGGCATCCGCATGGAGGTGACGGCCAGCGTCGGCCTGGTACAGGTGATGCCGGGCGACGACCCCATGACGCTGATGCGGTCGGCGGACGTGGCGATGTACCGGGCGAAGGCCTCCGGCGGGGGCACCGCGGTGGAGTTCGGGCCGCTCGAGCGACGGGCCGCCGGGGGAGAGGCCTACCGGCCGCCGCAGCGGCTGCGTGACATGCATCCGCACCGGGTCCCGTCGGAGCTTGGGGTGGTGGTCGCGCGATGA
- a CDS encoding DUF6879 family protein: protein MNNSMWREIGSGEFFAALHGAARSAFRLELQPAYIEDYEQSLVDRWAVGEFQAPTVVPELADWFSRIGEQTGRGVQVARVRVQEDPPTPYQQFERWCDAWNVGAGETIRYMTRQRALDVGLLPTAGVNGDWWLIDDQQLIFIKHDPDGRRLQYLSTTDAATVSQAATWRDLAIRHSELSDARPAAA, encoded by the coding sequence ATGAACAACTCGATGTGGCGGGAGATCGGCAGCGGCGAGTTCTTCGCCGCGCTGCACGGTGCCGCAAGATCGGCTTTCCGGCTCGAACTTCAGCCCGCGTACATCGAGGACTATGAGCAGAGCCTTGTCGACCGCTGGGCGGTCGGCGAGTTCCAGGCTCCGACGGTCGTGCCTGAGCTTGCCGACTGGTTCAGTCGGATCGGAGAGCAGACCGGTCGCGGCGTACAGGTCGCCCGGGTTCGGGTCCAGGAAGATCCACCTACGCCGTATCAGCAGTTCGAGCGCTGGTGCGACGCCTGGAACGTGGGCGCCGGCGAAACCATCCGCTACATGACACGACAGCGCGCGCTCGACGTCGGCCTGCTGCCAACCGCAGGCGTCAACGGGGACTGGTGGCTGATCGACGACCAGCAACTCATCTTCATCAAGCATGACCCTGACGGCCGCCGACTGCAGTACCTAAGCACAACCGACGCGGCGACCGTTAGCCAGGCAGCGACGTGGCGGGATCTGGCGATCCGACACAGCGAGCTGAGCGACGCTCGGCCTGCAGCCGCCTAG
- a CDS encoding oxygenase MpaB family protein, which translates to MLTFYTTLGRRMNITDIPTTWDAYETFYDTYEAQRFAYTPAAAQLMAATEGLLGASSRALTLLSGGIIRTMLDPPLRHATGVTPPPRWAKALLTAALGGRAAWLRHGARPRTRGWLDEGITGKTYPDGYDLATLGPSGPQQPG; encoded by the coding sequence ATGCTGACCTTCTACACCACGCTGGGCCGGCGCATGAACATCACCGACATCCCGACGACGTGGGACGCCTACGAGACCTTCTACGACACCTACGAGGCGCAGCGCTTCGCCTACACCCCGGCCGCGGCGCAACTGATGGCGGCGACCGAGGGCCTGCTCGGTGCTTCCTCCCGTGCCCTGACACTCCTGTCCGGCGGCATCATCCGCACAATGCTGGACCCGCCGCTACGCCACGCCACCGGAGTCACCCCGCCACCCCGCTGGGCCAAGGCCCTCCTGACCGCCGCACTGGGCGGTCGGGCCGCATGGCTGCGACACGGAGCGCGGCCCCGCACCCGCGGCTGGCTCGACGAGGGAATCACCGGCAAGACCTACCCCGACGGCTACGACCTCGCCACGCTGGGACCCAGCGGACCGCAGCAACCCGGCTGA